A stretch of the Notolabrus celidotus isolate fNotCel1 chromosome 3, fNotCel1.pri, whole genome shotgun sequence genome encodes the following:
- the gatm gene encoding glycine amidinotransferase, mitochondrial — protein sequence MLRVRCLRGGSRGAEAAHLIGAMLGRTVTGWVQRTFQSTSSAAAAQSQRAVEEEHVTEPVQQECPVCAYNEWDPLEEVIVGRAENAHVPPFTVEVKANTYEKYWPFYQKYGGQPFPADHLKTAVAEIEEMCNILRHEGVNVMRPEPIDWSMVYKTPDFASSGMYAAMPRDILMVVGNEIIEAPMAWRARFFEYRAYRPMIKEYFRKGAKWTTAPKPTMSDELYDQDYPIRTVEDRHKLAAEGKFVTTEHEPCFDAADFIRAGRDLFVQRSQVTNYMGIEWMRRHLAPEYKIHIISFKDPNPMHIDATFNIIGPGLVLSNPDRPCRQIDMFKKAGWTIVKPPTPLIPDDHPLWMSSKWLSMNVLMLDEKRVMVDANESTIHKMFESLGIKTIKVNIRHANSLGGGFHCWTTDVRRRGTLQSYFH from the exons ATGCTGCGAGTAAGATGTCTGAGAGGAGGTAGCAGGGGGGCCGAGGCTGCCCATCTGATCGGAGCCATG CTTGGCCGGACGGTGACTGGATGGGTGCAGAGGACCTTCCAGAGCACTTCGAGTGCAGCTGCTGCACAATCACAGCGTGCAGTTGAAGAGGAACATGTTACTGAGCCTGTGCAGCAGGAGTGCCCTGTCTGCGCCTACAATGAATGGGACCCTCTTGAGGAGGTGATCGTGGGTCGTGCTGAAAATGCCCATGTGCCTCCCTTCACTGTGGAAGTGAAA GCAAACACATACGAGAAGTATTGGCCCTTCTACCAGAAGTATGGGGGCCAGCCTTTTCCTGCGGACCACTTGAAAACAGCTGTTGCCGAGATTGAAGAAATGTGCAATATTCTGCGCCATGAGGGCGTAAATGTGATGAGACCTGAACCCATCGACTGGTCTATGGTGTACAAAACTCCAGACTTCGCATCATCAG GAATGTATGCCGCCATGCCCAGAGACATCCTCATGGTTGTGGGAAATGAGATTATCGAGGCCCCCATGGCCTGGAGGGCTCGCTTCTTTGAGTATCGAGCCTACAGACCCATGATCAAGGAGTATTTCAGAAAAGGTGCTAAATGGACCACTGCTCCCAAACCCACCATGTCAGATGAGCTTTATGATCAG GACTACCCCATCCGCACTGTGGAGGACAGACACAAGCTGGCTGCCGAGGGAAAGTTTGTGACCACAGAGCATGAGCCCTGCTTTGATGCTGCAGATTTCATCCGAGCTGGCAGGGATCTTTTTGTCCAGAGGAGTCAG GTTACAAACTATATGGGGATTGAGTGGATGCGTCGTCATCTGGCCCCAGAGTATAAGATCCACATAATCTCATTCAAGGACCCCAACCCCATGCACATCGACGCCACTTTTAACATCATTGGGCCAGGACTGGTGCTGTCAAACCCTGACCGCCCATGTCGCCAG ATTGACATGTTCAAGAAAGCTGGCTGGACTATCGTGAAGCCTCCAACACCTCTGATTCCTGATG ACCATCCCCTGTGGATGTCCTCCAAGTGGCTGTCCATGAATGTCCTGATGTTGGATGAAAAGCGTGTCATGGTGGACGCCAATGAGAGCACCATCCACAAAATGTTTGAGAGTCTCG gTATTAAGACCATAAAGGTGAACATTCGCCATGCCAACTCCCTGGGTGGTGGCTTCCACTGCTGGACAACAGATGTCCGCCGCCGTGGAACACTGCAGTCCTACTTCCACTAG